GAGCTGGGCCCTCCTTCCTGGGGCTGAGGGCATTGCGGGTTCTGGGGCAAGCAGGAAAACTAGTGAGGCAAGACCTCATctggctggctgggagaggAAGCGTGGGTTTGGAGACAGTGCCGGGGCATCCCACTCCATCACATGGCAATGAAATGAAGACAGGTGGGAGAGCACTGACACTGAAATCaaaactgaaaggcagaaaCACTTTCCCCGGCAGCTTGTTGTATGATGGGCTCCCAAGCACAACAAAAGCCACAAGGACCTTGGTGGGCTTGGCTGGCAGGTCACCTAAAGGGGAGGATGCCCTCAGCTGCAGGGGCCCAGGGTTAGCAGGGACACTCCTGTGCTCCTCTTTGTAGATTTACAGCAGGCAAGCTGCACCCATGGTCCCTGGAGCATGGACAAGAGTCCCAGCTACGGGCAACAGATGCTGCAAGGTAGGAGGCTTCTGGATGAGTTTGGAGACAGGATGTCTGCTCCTTTCAAGAGGCAGGATCTGTCCCTGCTCTAGAATGTGCCCCCCTTCAAGTCTTCCTTCACCCTTGCTGCCTGTCCTCTGGCCCACAGCATGGAGagctgccccagtgctgctgaaCAGCTACACCCTGGTGTGGTTCAGCATCACCTGGGCATGGCACCAGCACCAGGCTTATGGCTACCATGAGCATCCGTGTGCCAGACGGCATCAGGCACTCTCTTTTGAACAGTCTCTGGTGAAGTTGAAATTTTAACTGCATTCCCACTGTTTTGCAAATGGTGTTTGTATCACATCCCCAAACATGGATGGTTGACTCACCTGCCAGATGCCAGCACCTTCATGTAACCAGCCCATCTCCCCTGGGGCtcctgctggggagctggggctgggatgtgGGAGCTGGGCTCCAGAGAAAAGGCAAGCGGAGGGCCCTTTCCGCAGTAACCATAGGAGTACACTGGGTTGGTTGGTACCCTGGCTGCCCCTTGTCACCCTCCTGTCCCTTGGGCTGAGGGCTGGTGGCAGCCCCTGCTGGCTGCCCCATCCTGGCTGCTCTTGCAGACTGTGTTTCTGATGTGCAGGGCGATGCCAGTTCTGCCCAGCTGGCTGGCTCTGGGATGCAGGGCAGTGCTACTACTTCTCCTCTGCCAAaaagagctgggagcagagcagagaggaatgCTGCTCCAGAGGGGCACAGCTGGTCATCATCCGAGCCAACACCACCCTGGTGAGTGCACCCAGCTTGGCCtgtccagctccctgcaggcaTTGGGCTCTGCTGGTGACCACTTCAAGGTCCTTGAGCAGTTATTCAGCCATCGCCAGCCCCATCTCAGCTCCCTGACTCTGAGCCATGTGTCCAAAGACCAGCCAAGCCtccaggcagggagctggcgATGCTGTGCCCATACTGTGCAGACCCCATCATGTAGTTGCAGACGGACATCCCCCCAAAGGAGCTCATGCATGCCCTCTCCTCTGCTAGGCTTTCCTGGTGCGCACAGCCAACATGGAGGTCTTCCACGTGGGGCTGAAACGGGATGGCTCCAGGTCTGACTGGAAGTGGCTGGATGGCACCCCACTGAAAGGGTGAGGCTGTCAACTTCTCCCcagccagggatgctgaggGTCCAGCATCAGGGCTCGGGGAGATGACAGGGGAACAGGCAGCCCACTGGCATGCAGGGATGTGCTCCACGTTTTGCCCACGTCTCATTTTTCCAGGGCTGCACTGGGGCATTTtagggaaggggagagaagacTGCAGGGGCCTGACCCTGGTGCCCACACCCTGCCTGGGTGAGGTGCTGGGGTGGTCCCCCAAAAGCAGGTTTGCAGAAAGGGACTTTGCTtggtgcagctggagctgacCCCTGCTAggagggacctgggggtgctgtgTGCGTGAtgaggctgggggctgcatgTCAAACAGGCAGGGGTAGGGTGGGGGGCAATTAGAGCATATATCCTAATTAggaggggggtggcagggaaCAGTGGTCCATGGAGAGGGTGAACTTTGCCCTCACAGCATCTCTGCGCAGCCTCTGGTCcctggctggaggagctgctgatGTGATGACTCCAGCCTTTCCTGCCCAGCTCACTCTCTCCCTTCAGGCTCTTCCCAATCCGGCGTTCCACCAGCTCCTTCCTGGCCTGCGGCAGAGTGTCAGGCTTGGGGCTGTCGGGTGGTCTGTGTGGGGAAGCCCTCGGCTGGGTCTGTGCGAGGAGTGCAGCCACCCTGCAGTGGCTCCGGTCCTCGCCCCCTGCCTTCTTCTGGGGAAACACCACCTACATCTGTGCAGGGCTCTGATGACCGTGAGGACCTCCAGTGTGTCCCTCCACCCTGTTTCCTGCCTAGCCTCAGTGCATGGGCATCCCTGGGCACCACTGCTTCCTCAGTCAGACCTCTTTATCCCACTGGATCTATGCCAATAAACTCTGGCGCCTGGATGCTGTGATTGGTTTTGGGGGATGAGGGTGGTGGGATGGAGGTGCATCTTCCCGCTCACTGGGGGGGTCATGTTGCTGCCTAGTGggaaactgcagctgctgcggCACTGAAGGAAGTGGCCAGAAGCCAGCATCTACCCAAGCGACCTCACGGCCTCATGGCAGTGTGGAGCAGCTCCTGTGTAGGCTGGAGCAGGTCCCCCACAAAGCTCTGGGTTTTCTGATCATGGTGGATGCCTGGGGTTTATGCTTCTCAGGAAAGGCAGCTGAGAGGTGATCCTTTATCTCCCTGGTCCCACAGAGGGCTTGGGCTAGGTGACAGCTTTTGTCCTGGTGCCTGCCGAGTCTGAGGAAGTCACCAAAAGTGCCCTCATTTTGTTTTGAGGCTGGGTGATTTGCCAGAGCCTAAAAGGCCTGCTCAGGCTTGGCTTGGGAGGGTTTGGTTCTGGGGGCTGTTACGGTTTCATTATAGACCACCTGGGTcgtgccagcagcaggcagctctgcatgGATGAACCTGGAAGTCCTTCCTGGCATGAGTGGAGGACCAAGCACCTACCGTGACAGCATCCTGTCTCCCGAGcaggggatgggatggggaaggtGATGCATGGGGCAGCATGGCCCTGCTGTGGGCGGTACATGGGGTTTCTTGGGGCTCATTGCAGCCTGGGGAGGTGCGTGCGGAGTGTGCTGCCCAGGATGGAGTTCATtcacccaccacccccacaaAGCACAGTGGCCTCAGAAATAAACCCACGTTTTACAAATAAAGCAactacttctgcttttctgcatgcAAAGGAGTGGCTCCACCCCATGGAGTCTTGGCCACAGCCTGCACCATCAGactactgctgctgcctggggcagcacCCACCCGCATGGCCCAGAGCGTGGTCTACGCCGACCTGAAGTTTGCCATGGCCCCCCCACTCACCTCCCCCACCTGCCACGCAGCCCCCGATGAGGATGACAGCCCCTATGAGAACGTGCCGCCGGCACCGGTGCCCGTGGCACCCAGCCCAGGTGAGGCCCCGGCCGCGGCCACCACTGCGGGGGTGCCCTGGTGCAGAGTGGGCACCGGGTGGCAGCTGTGGCACCGTGCGGTGATGCCCATGGGCGCGCATCTCTTGCAGGGCGCCGGCCCCGGCATTGGCGTGTCGCTgtgaggctgctggcagccagcctgctgctgctggtggccacCGTGGTGGCCCTGGGGACTTGCTGTGAGTCAGGGCGAGGgccgcggggtgggggggtggccaGGGAGGGGGGCACTGGGAGTGGGTGGGGCAagggccaggctgctggggggttGTCTagcctgggggtgctggagctggtggtCGAGGGGCAGCACCGCTGCTTGCTTGGCTGCCCGGAGCTGCCCTCCAATTGCCTgcactgcttcccactgcttcccactgcttcccactgcttcccactacctcccactgcttcccactgcttcccactgcctcccactgcttcccactgcttcccactggcttccactgcttcccactgcttcccactgccccccactgcttcccactggctcccactgcttcccactggTTCCCACTGCTttccactgcttcccactgcttcccattgccttcccactgcctcccattccttcccactgcttcccactgcctcccactgcttcccactgcctcccactgcttcccactgcttcccactgcttcccacgGCCTCACATtccttcccactgcttcccactgcctcccactgcttcccactgtgTCCCATTGCCCCCCACTGCTTCCCAttgcttcccactgcctcccattgcttcccactgcctcccactgcttcccactgcctcccactgcttcccactgcctcaCATTTCCTCCCTTCCTGTTGCCACCGCTGGGACTACCTTTCCCATCCCACTGGCACCCCCAGGACAGTCTCTGCCCACAGGCTGAACACTCTTATCCCACTCTCCCTTGCAAGGGCCATGCCTTGAGCAGGGTCAGCCCACgtggccctgcccgggctgtCCCATCGCTGTGCCCCAGCTCACCCCCGCTGTCCCCAGACTGGCAGGTcacccacagcctgcaggacGCCTCCCGGGAGCACGCGGCCGAGCGGGGCCACCTCTCGCAGGAGGTGAGGGCACgggagcagagcctggagcagATGCGGCTGGAGCTTGCGTGGGccatggcagagctgcagcgAGCGTGGCGGGAGGGCAACAGCAGCCGGCAGGAGCTGGGCAACCTGAACGTCAAGCTGGGGCAcaccaggcaggagctggctgtgctgcaggaggagatgcAGGAGGTGCAGGGGGAGCTCAGGGCCAGCAAGAGTACTGTGAGCAGCCTGCGTGCCTGCGTGAATACAGGTAGGGCCATGGTGGGGTTGGGGGGACAGGCAGTGATGCTGCCGGGGGGATGTGGGGGCTGGTCACAGCCAGGCTGGCCTCCTGAGCACCCGTGGGAGGGCGAgtgcctgagctgtgccccTGCCCCCAGATTGCTGCCCCTCAGGCTGGGTGCTCTACAGGGGCAAGTGCCTCTTCATCTCGATGAGCAGGAAGACGTGGTGGGAAAGCCGTCATGACTGCAGAATGAAATCCGCTCAGCTGCTGGTCCAAGGCAACTGGCCAACCTGGACACTGCCGGTACAgagccggggggctgcagcaccccagggggctgtgggcaatggtggggctgggcagaACCCCGTGGCGCCAGTGGCATGGCAGCTGTGGACATGCTGAGGTGGCAGCGCAAGCCCTGGGTGCCCGTCCCAGCAGCCTGCGGGGAGGAGCATGGTAGCCCCGTGGCTCCTGGGAACCAGGTGGGCACTGGCCATGGGGCAGGTGCTTGACAGCTTCTCTTGTCCCCAGCAATTTTTGGTGATGAGTGATAACACATACTGGATTGCAGAGAGAGATCAAAATCCTCATAATAAACATGAGGGGTGGGATACAGATCTGTATAAAGGGTAAGTTGTTCCATCTTGGCCACCTGCACCTCTCCCATCTTCACCAGCCAGGCATAGCGGTGCTGGGCAGAGCCCGACTCTCTGTCCCAGATATGGGGCTGATGCTTGGTCATGGGCAGTGCTCTGGCCTTCCTGCCCAGGCTAAGGGGCCCTGGGACTACAGCTATGTGGCAGATACCACAGGCTGGCATCATGCTGGGAGCATAGTGGTGGCATGTCTCACATGCTCCTTCCCTTCTAGGAGAAGTTGGCCCAAGACTTGTGCAAGAATATTGTTTAACAGGATGAGCTACTCCAACTGCTTAAACAATTTTTCATGGATCTGTGAAAAGCCCCCAGATCTGAGCAGCCCATTGGAGACCCTCTAGCCTATCCCAGCCAAGCGGATAACTGAGACCCCCTTTCCACTGCAGAACTGAGGGACaggagctgggggtgcacagCAAAGTCACCCTTTCCTTCCTACACAGCTGCTTACGTGTGCACCATTGCCTCAACCGCATTGCAGAGCTCTGGGGATACAGGTTGTGAAATAAGGTGCCTGCCTTTCAAAACAAGAATTATTGAAAAAagactgtgtttctgtgttccACATTCATGCCCATGCTTacatccccatcccctgccctccagccccagctcccatAACCCAAGAAGGGGACACCAGTACCCAACCCTGATTACCTCCGCTGCCTTCCACTGAGGCTGGTTTGGGGGGTGTCTTTTGCATGCTGTGAAGCTGGGTATGATAGTACCACTAGTGTCCCCCTCAGGGAGTCCTTTGTTTTTACTGGCTGTCCCTTGCCTCTgtcactggctgctgctggcctctgtccttccctttttttcctccctccatgACCTGCCAGCGgccacagcctgtcccagagcTGAGCTTTGTTCTTCCAGACAAAGAAGAACCTTGATcccaggaagaagcagcagcatgtcGTCCTTAGCATGTGATGGTCCAGGCTTGGGAAGGACATGCTGATTGCCATGAATGAGTGGTTTAGCTTGCTTAAAGAATCACCATCCAAGGTATTAGCAAACACAGTTTTAACATGAATTTGTAGGAGTGCAACTTCACAAAGTTTGATGTCAAGGTTCACTCTATTACTCATTACATGGATGAAACAGACAATGGAAAATTGAGTTAGAATCAAGCTAGAATGATTTACACGGAGACAGGAGACACGAAAGAATAAAGGAGACCCTGCCACTGCatcttgctttctaaactcccGACAGAGTTTAGGTGTGGCTAGGTCTAATCTTAGTCTCAGGCTTGGTCAACAGGTTGTGTCTAATGGAAGAAATATGAAGAGTAAGGAAATCTTTCTAGAGTCATGAGGTTCAGTGAGGAGCCCCTTGTTTTCTAAACTCCTGACAGAGTTTAGGTGTGGGTAGATCTAGTCTTcgtctcagacttggacaatggtttatatctaaaggatGTCTAAGGTTTTATCACAGTTTTGTGGTGGATCATAAGATTTTTAGCAGCACTTAATCATCAACTGATTTAACATATACAAAGTGAGATCAGTAATATTTACTTCAATATACAACAGTGACTTAATTATGGATCCGTGACagtaatatttatattatatttgcTATGAGGTATCTGAATCAATTCACACACAAAGACACAAAGGAATAGATGTATAGgtttatatatgtaaatgtaCAAAGGTATACCTGTTAAGAGTTCCCCCGGAGTTCAGCGATACACGTTGAAACTTGGCGTTTCTCAGTGGGCAAAGGGCTGAGCCTCGAAGAGCGGGGCTTTCAGCTCAGGCCCTGCCACCAGCTTTCGACAACGGTGCTCCAAATTTCACAGAGTTGGGAGTTTGCGAGCTCCGAGAGGCGTCCCACTCGGAGGGGGACGCTGGTCACAGCCCACTGCAGTGCAGGAGAGTTCAAAGGGCCTTACTTAGCACCACTGTTTATAGCGTCGCAAGACGATTGGCTTTAGTCATCTGTAAATTTCCATTCTGGCCACCACCAGGCtggtaatttttcaaaattccagTAACAATGGTACCATTCCGCTCAGCCTACAATTCAGGTAAGGACAGTTCCAAGGCCATTAGGGGATGATCGATTACCCCTGCTCTTGTTTCCCACCTTGGCCAGACAACAGGAGTTCCTGATAGTCAGGGCCACTCCCCATCTCAGCCATGCAAGAATTGCTGATACCATCATGGGATGCTCAACTGCCTGACTCATTACACAAAGGCCAAGGCATAATGGGGGTTCCTgagagcagcccaggggagTGAGAGGAAATGCATCGCCACATAGTGCATGAGGAAAGCCAGACAGGATTTACCAAGGGCAAATGATGCCTGTCtgacctgcctgctgctgtgggaacaCTGGGCTATGGATGAGGGGAGAGTAATGGGGGCTGTTTATCATGGGCCTTTGAGGTCTGGGATATGGTTTCCCATGGTCTccttgctggcagagcagggacatGTGCccaggagaagaggagaagaaggtGGGTGGAAACCTGGGTAgtgggagggctgcaggagggtgTCAGTGACATCCTTGTCCAGCTGGTAACATCCCAGCAGGGTTGATCCTGGGGCTGATGCTTCTTGGATCCTTCACCAGCGCCCTGGatgatgggatggggatggccTCAGTCAGCTGCTGGGCATACAAAACTGGGCAGTAGTGGGTATACTGGAGGGACTGTCTGGTGTCCAGAGAGGCCTGGAGATACTGGGTGATGGAAGCCTGCTGATATTGGATGAAGGAAAGGACAattcctgcagctgggaaggaagaaggaaccCGATGTGTCAAGATGggcaagcaagcagctgtgctgaagaGGCCTGGGGAACCCAGAAAACAGAGGCTGGGCAGGAATTAGCAGTGTCCTTGTGGTGGCAGAGCCCAATGACACAGTGGGCAGTGGTGGCTGGAGCTCAGGGTTCCAGAGACAGGGAGCCTACTTCTCTGCAGGCACCAGGGAGACCATGTCTGGGGTCCCCAGGACCAGCCAAATGTAGCAAATTCTTATTTCACATGGTATCTGAGCTTACAGGGGACCTCCTGCGATTCTGTCCCAGCCTTGCCATGCCATGGGCTGACCCCACCACCCTCCTTATGACCTTCTCTCCCAGAAGCTGCCCACATCCAGCTTAGCAAAGTAGTCCCCACTTCATCCCCCTCtctgcagaaacactgaaatgctgcCCCTGGACCTCCCCCGCCCCCAGAGAGGTCGGGGACAGGGCCCTCTCCTTGCTCACCTGGCATTTCGGGTCCCACCACGGTCTTAGCGATCAGGGGTCATGGCTTTTGTTTGTGTTCCTAAGCCTCCGCAGTGCTCACCCCTCTCTCCCACTGTCTTAAGGCTCATCACTGAACCCCCATTTCCAACTGTGGCCTAAGGGCTCCCTCATTTGACTTCTATGATCTCAGGGATCTTCATTGCACCCCCATTTCCCCCACTGGGGGAATAAGGTCTCCCTTATTCACCCCCAATGGTCTCAGGGTTCTTCATTGCACCCCCTTTCCCTCATGGCCTAAGGGGTCCCTCATTCACCCCTGTGATGGGTTGACTGTGGCTGGATGTCATttgcccaccaagctgctctatcactcccctcctcagcagaatggcgtgagggagaaaataaggtgaaaaaaccccaaattgtGGGTCAaggtaaaggcagtttaatgaaagcaaaagcaaacgTTATGCAAgatcctgcccacccccagcctgctggtgaggggggaATGTTGGAGGGACAGCCCAGATGCTGTGtgagtgctgctcagcagtagcccAAACACCGGTGTGTTGTCACCACCTTTCTCACTACcaacacaagcacagcactatgagggctgctggggggctcagccagacTCAGTACAAtctccaccccttattccataccatttgtGTCATGCTTAGGTCTCACATAACTTagtacatatatgtatgtatcttTTAATCATTCCATTGTATTTAATTCTCATTACTGCAACTCCTTACCAACAGTTACAACTTAAACTACATACCTAAACTATCTTTATACCCAACATACAGATTTATACATTCTCACTACTATCCCTTGTCCTTTAACAGATAGATATTACCCttctgttccatgatcttccccTACTCCTTCAGGTGTGCACAAGAGGCTATGGCTTGAGCCCCATCTGTCAAGGTGGGCACTCAGGACAGCAGAAGCAGTATGTTTGATTGCTGGGCACCAGTACCAGCTTGGTTTGGGTCATTATTGCACTCGTCTGGTTCCTTGTGAATCTCAGTCTTTGTTGGTTCAGGTCATTCCTGCTACATTACTTCCTATAACATGCAGCTCACACCACAGAttatttcccctcccccccccccaaggttAAATCTCCTTGAAGCACACAACAGGTCTGCCAATCCTTCCTCATTACCCACCAAGCACACCCAGGTCCTTGAGTGAAGACAATCCCATAAATGGGTTTGCCTTTTCCCATGGGAGAAGCAGCTCACACGACCTTCCCCAGCCACTTCCCTGTGTGCACTACGGGGACCTTATCACCTCCCATGGTATGTAGGGGTTTTGCCTGGGCAGGACAGTTAGCAAATCCTCTGGTGCTAATCAGCCAAGCGGCTTCTGCTAAATTTATATCCCAGTGCTTCCATGCTGCATTGTCCAATGCTCTCAGCATAGTCTTCAGCAGTCCATTACATCTCTCAGACTTTCCAGAGGCTTGTGGGTGACAGGGAAGTGACACACCTGCTCAATGCCATGTTTCTTTGACCATGAGTTTATATGGTTATTTTGTAAATGAGTCCCATTATCTGTTACAACTTTTTCTGGGCTACCATGTTGCCACAAAATTTGTCTTTCAGGGCCTAAGATGGTGTTTCAGGCAGTGGCATGGTTACAGGGCATGTTTGTAGTGACCCAGTAGTTGCTTCCACCATGGTGACTATGCAGTGGTTGCCTTGGTGTGTCCGTGGCAGTACCCTATCCtaaggcagcctgtgccaaggATGCAAGGGCCCTCTGGGCCGGTCACAGCGGAGCGCTTTTCCCTCTTGTCCCCTGTCATGCTCTCCTCAGCCTCCAATGAAGGCAATACTTGGCACCCCCGTCACTCTAGAGATCCAGATGGGTTTTGTGCACCAGCATACACTGCGCACCAGTGGCTACCAAAGCCTTATACTTCTGTGGCTCTGATGTGCCAGGCCATCGAATCCACATGGCCCAGTATACCCGGTCACCCCTTTCCTCCACCTGCCTGAAGGCAGGGACCCTCCATTCCTGTTCCTGCTCAGAGTACTCACTGTCTGACCCTTGCAGTGCCGGACCAGAAGTCCCCTCACCAGGATCAGGAGAGCTGACCTCAGTTCTTCTGTGTCTGGCAGACCGTTGATTGCCTTCTTGTGTCTCTGCAGCCACTGTGCCGACAGCTCTCGTGGGTGACCCCTTCTTAACAGCCGTCTTCCCTCTCGGTTCATTAACACAGGCTTCCTGCTTAAAGGTGGGTTCACCATCCCACCTCCTCATGTCCTCTCCTGCTCACGCAGGCAGAACCACAGTGCACCGTGCGGCACGTGCCTGGGGCTCCCTTTCCCTCTGGTTGGGGCAGCAGAGCACGCGTTTCTTGGGGCGCCCCTGACAGCCAAGGGCTGGCCTGTAGGGATGAGGGAGCGCAGAGATGTTCTTCCAAGTTTTGGAGCCAAGAAGACAGTTTCTCCACAGCTGGTGTACCCATATCCAGGCAATACATCGCTGCCAAGCTGTTAGAATGTGATATCGGGGCACTTTGAATCACCTTCCTCACATGGCCCGTGTGCACAGGACATCCTCTGGATCTTTGGAGACCTCCTCATCGTCTAGATCGTTGTAGATGGCTGCTAGTACTGCTAGTTCCCTCAGGTACTGGATGCCTTCATGTGCAGTAGTCCACTTTCCTGGGGAGTTCGTGAGAGCTTCCTTGAATGGATCTCTCGCCCTCACACCTGAAAGGAGCTGTCTCCAGAGACTGCAGATTGCTGCCTCTTTTCCAATGCTTCTCCCGGATCCTCAGGTTCTAGCAAGGGATCCCAGCTGTTGGGCTTCTTTGCCTCACAGTTGCTGATCATTGGCCCCATTAGCCCAGCACCGGAGCCTtagcccagccccctgcccgtctctggacacgctgcagcccctctgcgtccccctggcagtgaggggcccaacctgaacacaggagtcgaggggcggcctcgccagtgcccagtgcagggggacagcactgccctggccctgctggccacgctgttcccggcaccagccaggatgctgctggcctccttggccacctgggcacacggggggctcatg
The Falco rusticolus isolate bFalRus1 chromosome Z, bFalRus1.pri, whole genome shotgun sequence DNA segment above includes these coding regions:
- the LOC119140995 gene encoding killer cell lectin-like receptor subfamily G member 1 encodes the protein MEERVMYADLRLPPPPAPQQPVRLPWCWAALSLALLSLLLLLAQVIVTSLSFHNLQQASCTHGPWSMDKSPSYGQQMLQGRCQFCPAGWLWDAGQCYYFSSAKKSWEQSREECCSRGAQLVIIRANTTLAFLVRTANMEVFHVGLKRDGSRSDWKWLDGTPLKGLFPIRRSTSSFLACGRVSGLGLSGGLCGEALGWVCARSAATLQWLRSSPPAFFWGNTTYICAGL
- the LOC119141595 gene encoding B-cell differentiation antigen CD72-like isoform X1 — its product is MAQSVVYADLKFAMAPPLTSPTCHAAPDEDDSPYENVPPAPVPVAPSPGRRPRHWRVAVRLLAASLLLLVATVVALGTCYWQVTHSLQDASREHAAERGHLSQEVRAREQSLEQMRLELAWAMAELQRAWREGNSSRQELGNLNVKLGHTRQELAVLQEEMQEVQGELRASKSTVSSLRACVNTDCCPSGWVLYRGKCLFISMSRKTWWESRHDCRMKSAQLLVQGNWPTWTLPQFLVMSDNTYWIAERDQNPHNKHEGWDTDLYKGRSWPKTCARILFNRMSYSNCLNNFSWICEKPPDLSSPLETL
- the LOC119141595 gene encoding B-cell differentiation antigen CD72-like isoform X2; amino-acid sequence: MAQSVVYADLKFAMAPPLTSPTCHAAPDEDDSPYENVPPAPVPVAPSPGRRPRHWRVAVRLLAASLLLLVATVVALGTCYWQVTHSLQDASREHAAERGHLSQEVRAREQSLEQMRLELAWAMAELQRAWREGNSSRQELGNLNVKLGHTRQELAVLQEEMQEVQGELRASKSTVSSLRACVNTDCCPSGWVLYRGKCLFISMSRKTWWESRHDCRMKSAQLLVQGNWPTWTLPQFLVMSDNTYWIAERDQNPHNKHEGWDTDLYKGSWPKTCARILFNRMSYSNCLNNFSWICEKPPDLSSPLETL